The segment TAATCTGATGGTGTTAAAAGTTACCTGCTTCAAGCAAGTAGAAATTGCTAGTTTCTTCTGTGACCCTTCTGAACTTCTCAGTCTTGCCTGCTCTGACTCCTTCACCAATGTCATAGTCAGGTATCTTGTTGGCATCATATATGGTTTTTTCCCTATCTCAGGGATCCTCTTCTCTTACTATAAAATCATTTCTTCCATTCTGAGAGTCCCATCACCAGGTGGGAGGTACagagccttctccacctgtggctctcacCTGTCggttgtttgcttattttatggAACAGCCATTGGGGTGTATTTCAGCTCAGCTTTCTCAGTGTCTACTGGAAAGGGTGCCTTGGCCTCAGTGGTGTACACTGTGGTCACCCCCATGCTCAACCCCtttatctacagcctgaggaacagggaCATCAAGAGGGCCCTGTGGAGGCTCCTCAGGAAAACAGGCTCATCTCAGTCCCTACACCATGCGTCTGGACTCTTGGTGGGAACTGCAGCAAAATGAAGCTCTCGACCTACAAATCTCACTTTTCTCCATACATGATGTGTGAGGCTGGTGCTCTGCAGATTTTGTGTTGGTTATTGTTTCTTTTGGTCCTTTTAATGAGGCATATTATagattttttatacatttttcatacATAACCAGAGACTGGGAGGAATGAAGTGACAAAAGGCTTTTGGAGAAAACTAAGAGAAGCTGTGTGTGGATCCATAATTGTGACTAAGACATTAATGAACTATTAATACAGGAAATGATGAGCTGAGGGGTGTAGGGGAATTCTTCGTATGACTACCTCACAATTTGTATAAATTTAAacctattctgaaataaaatgttaaaaatacacaACTGTcaataaaacttatttgaaaagttaaaaaaaagccacTGATTCTTCTTGATACCTGCTGAACACTCCACTGAATATCCCAATAAAGGTATGGTGTTCTTCATCTTCTatatttctgctcatttttccttttagagTTTATGTCTCTGTATTTTTAGTACCATTTTGCTAGTTcatcattttcctgattgcttttttttatgtttcatctGTGTTATCTGTTAGCATACTGATAACCTTTAAGTGGTTATTGTGAGCTTGCTGTGGGATGATCAAATATCTTCATTCCTTTAGGAAGATGTACTACTTTATCTCTGGAGATGCAGTTTGTTAATTTGATTAGGTGATATTTCCTTGATTATATGCATTCTAGTACTCTCTATGGATATTTGAGCATTGGGGAAAAAACATCTCCCAGTCCTTATGTATGAGCTTCCAAC is part of the Oryctolagus cuniculus chromosome 16, mOryCun1.1, whole genome shotgun sequence genome and harbors:
- the LOC138845727 gene encoding olfactory receptor 7E178-like; the encoded protein is MGFSEDLQLQSFLFGLFLSMYLVTVLGNLLLILAVSSDSHLHTPMYFFLVNLSLADVGFTSTTVPKMIVDVHTHSTVISYVGCLTQLSLSLIFACMDDLLLTMMAYDRFVAICHPLHYQAIMNLGRCSFLVLVSFVASLLDSLLNNLMVLKVTCFKQVEIASFFCDPSELLSLACSDSFTNVIVRYLVGIIYGFFPISGILFSYYKIISSILRVPSPGGRYRAFSTCGSHLSVVCLFYGTAIGVYFSSAFSVSTGKGALASVVYTVVTPMLNPFIYSLRNRDIKRALWRLLRKTGSSQSLHHASGLLVGTAAK